From a region of the Bradyrhizobium diazoefficiens genome:
- a CDS encoding caspase family protein has product MRRPVFSNLLVASGFLALAQLMTPTDAAAEARLALVIGQSAYRTVPELPNAANDAKGMTELLGNAGFTVTTAANLAQNEMRAAISDFAGKVSASGADTVALVFYAGHGLQIDGENYLVPVDLDPKREADIPLQGVRLNDLLNTLGALPTRARIFMLDACRNNPFPALSGAGHGLAIVDTRAGAPGSFISYSTSPGAEAEDGSGIDSPYTTAALAIARQPNLPIEEVFKRIRVAVAQSTDGRQIPWESSSLTTDFKFFGDSGGSQPATPVASSMALASGTRSVEEWRRDLQGKPAMVAYELVIADDTVPAYQAYIELYAQDARTPRLRTVLERRRQMLAWERATAINTRASFEAYLANWDNSDLAATARRLLLRVQNRNYGLPVAAAATPAPVAVAIAPTCPCSTPATPVNPSVAPVIKKRVDDTPRKRKVVETPPKRRPAPRDEVIYERAPPSGPPPAALMQGIGVGIGIGIGMGGRGDDHYRGDSRRY; this is encoded by the coding sequence ATGCGCCGTCCAGTCTTTTCCAATTTGCTCGTTGCGTCCGGTTTTCTTGCGCTCGCGCAGTTGATGACGCCGACCGACGCCGCCGCAGAAGCGCGGCTCGCGCTGGTGATCGGCCAGTCCGCCTATCGCACGGTGCCGGAACTGCCGAACGCCGCCAACGACGCCAAGGGCATGACCGAGCTGCTCGGCAATGCCGGCTTCACCGTGACCACCGCCGCCAATCTGGCGCAGAACGAGATGCGCGCGGCGATCTCGGATTTCGCCGGCAAGGTCAGCGCCAGTGGCGCCGACACCGTCGCTTTGGTGTTCTATGCCGGCCATGGCCTGCAGATCGACGGCGAGAATTATCTGGTGCCGGTCGATCTCGATCCCAAGCGCGAGGCCGACATTCCGCTCCAGGGCGTCCGGCTGAACGACCTGCTCAACACGCTCGGCGCGCTGCCGACGCGGGCGCGCATCTTCATGCTCGATGCGTGCCGCAACAATCCGTTCCCGGCGCTGAGCGGCGCCGGCCATGGGCTTGCGATCGTCGATACCAGGGCCGGCGCACCAGGCTCCTTCATTTCCTATTCAACCTCGCCAGGCGCCGAAGCCGAGGACGGCTCCGGCATCGACAGCCCCTACACCACAGCCGCGCTGGCCATCGCCAGGCAGCCGAATTTGCCGATCGAGGAGGTATTCAAGCGCATCCGCGTCGCCGTCGCGCAATCGACCGACGGACGGCAGATTCCCTGGGAAAGCTCCTCGCTGACGACCGATTTCAAATTCTTCGGCGATAGCGGCGGCAGTCAGCCTGCCACGCCGGTCGCATCCTCGATGGCACTCGCCAGCGGCACGCGCAGCGTCGAGGAATGGCGCAGAGACTTGCAAGGCAAGCCGGCCATGGTCGCCTACGAACTCGTCATCGCCGACGACACGGTGCCGGCATATCAGGCCTATATCGAACTCTACGCACAAGACGCCCGCACGCCGCGCCTGCGCACGGTGCTGGAACGGCGGCGCCAGATGCTGGCCTGGGAGCGCGCAACCGCGATCAACACCCGCGCTTCGTTCGAGGCTTATCTGGCCAACTGGGACAACAGCGACCTCGCTGCGACCGCGCGCAGGCTGCTGCTCCGGGTGCAGAACCGCAACTATGGCCTGCCTGTCGCCGCCGCCGCAACCCCTGCCCCGGTTGCCGTCGCTATCGCGCCGACCTGCCCGTGCTCGACGCCGGCAACGCCCGTCAATCCGAGCGTCGCGCCCGTGATCAAGAAGCGCGTCGACGACACACCGCGGAAGCGGAAAGTCGTCGAGACGCCGCCCAAGCGCCGCCCGGCGCCGCGGGACGAAGTGATCTACGAGCGCGCGCCGCCATCGGGTCCGCCGCCTGCCGCCCTGATGCAAGGCATCGGCGTCGGTATCGGGATCGGCATCGGAATGGGCGGCCGCGGCGACGACCACTATCGCGGCGACTCCCGCAGATACTAA
- a CDS encoding hydroxyacid dehydrogenase gives MKVLLAHTPEMRRNYYGDRSLTGLRAAAEVILHEGDDPLDAAGLVRAAKDADIIVADRMTEGRGEIFAQLPHLRAFVRCAVDIRNVNVEAASAAGVLVTRAGPGFVQAVAELALGFMVDLSRGISRTTADYQAGRKAEARMGRQLAGSKLGIIGYGSIGRYLAEAAKALRMEVLVSDPFATVGDAAIRQVALDELLAASDYVVCLAIANEETESLIGEAALARMQKHALFINLSRGNLVDEAALARALRDGRIAGAAMDVGRAPDQMPTPELAKLANVIATPHVGGLTPQAIEYQSLETVRQVEAIVKGEIPPGAVNAERWTRRP, from the coding sequence GTGAAGGTGCTGTTGGCTCACACGCCGGAAATGCGGCGGAACTACTACGGCGATCGCAGCCTGACCGGCCTGCGCGCGGCCGCCGAGGTGATCCTGCATGAGGGCGATGATCCACTGGACGCCGCCGGCCTGGTGCGGGCCGCGAAAGATGCCGATATCATCGTTGCCGATCGCATGACCGAAGGGCGCGGCGAGATCTTTGCGCAGCTGCCGCATCTGCGGGCCTTCGTCCGCTGTGCTGTCGACATCCGTAACGTCAATGTGGAAGCGGCGTCAGCGGCCGGCGTGCTCGTGACCCGCGCCGGGCCCGGCTTCGTCCAGGCGGTCGCCGAGCTGGCGCTCGGCTTCATGGTCGATCTCTCCCGCGGCATCTCGCGCACGACGGCGGACTACCAGGCCGGCCGCAAGGCGGAGGCGCGGATGGGCCGCCAACTCGCCGGCAGCAAGCTCGGCATCATCGGCTATGGCAGCATCGGGCGATACCTTGCCGAAGCGGCGAAGGCGTTGCGCATGGAGGTGCTGGTCTCCGATCCCTTCGCGACCGTCGGCGATGCTGCGATCCGACAGGTCGCTCTCGACGAGCTCCTCGCGGCGTCGGACTACGTCGTCTGCCTTGCCATTGCCAACGAAGAGACCGAGAGCCTGATTGGCGAAGCGGCGCTGGCGCGCATGCAGAAGCATGCCTTATTCATTAATCTCTCGCGCGGCAATCTCGTCGACGAAGCCGCGCTGGCGCGGGCGTTGCGCGATGGTCGCATCGCCGGCGCCGCGATGGATGTCGGCCGCGCGCCCGACCAGATGCCGACGCCGGAACTGGCGAAGCTTGCCAACGTCATCGCAACGCCGCATGTCGGCGGGCTGACGCCGCAGGCGATCGAATATCAGTCGCTGGAAACCGTGCGGCAGGTCGAGGCGATCGTCAAAGGCGAGATCCCGCCGGGCGCCGTCAACGCCGAGCGCTGGACACGGCGGCCTTAA
- a CDS encoding EAL domain-containing protein produces the protein MTGWWRAAPPLGLYRPALVAVGVGLLFSVVGAAAVARWEDRVNRIEFENAAETEAIVVQNGMGEYISRLIALRMLFESTSDEVTRSEFETFSARLFEHHPGMLRIAWLPRVNRKERAEYEAAAITDGVSGYRIKSLQGETFATAPQGDEYFPVFYSTQPKTSSVYGMDYATVPERRAILERARDNDQVAAVRTRLFEPREGGRLPDVLVAVPVYAKGTSRETVADRRRNLAGFVVGIFDLPLLIHAIRVTTAASPAVSMNVYPPFSAQIVSLEQMLPDYSSAAAAPQSMRDVARALHWSGSLKIGDTDWQLRAVPTAGGPLDTTYDRAGAVLIVGLLLTLSLSTYLMLASRNSRRLSLANRRVLELAQTDILTGLPNRAFFLTRLDEMNSQLSVRGLPFSILMLDLDRFKNVNDSLGHGAGDALLRQVAQRLKSAVRASDVLARLGGDEFAIIQEVGEDQRACATELAARIAKLVTEPFLLPGHRIEIGTSIGIAIAPDHGSDQEQLLKKADLALYRSKSAGRNCFTIYDEAMSAELEARNTLEGDLRDAIAQCQLEVHYQPFVDALSGARRGFEALVRWRHPARGLIPPDQFISLAEETGLIVPLGEFVLRRACADAAGWPSDLAVAVNLSPIQFKEAELFEVICAALADAGLPPRRLEIEITESVLLERGGENHAFMQRLKHLGVELALDDFGTGYSSLSYLTAFPFDKIKIDKSFIRNLTQQPRSSAIISSIVTLARGLDMSVTAEGVETREEYERLKALGVNFAQGYLFGRPQPIEQILFDAPVKPSRRDAA, from the coding sequence ATGACCGGATGGTGGCGTGCCGCGCCGCCGCTCGGGCTCTATCGCCCTGCGCTCGTCGCGGTCGGCGTCGGTCTTCTGTTCTCGGTCGTGGGCGCGGCCGCCGTGGCCCGGTGGGAAGATCGCGTCAACAGGATCGAGTTCGAGAACGCGGCCGAAACCGAAGCGATCGTCGTGCAGAACGGCATGGGCGAATACATCTCCAGGCTCATCGCGCTGCGCATGCTGTTCGAATCCACCAGCGACGAAGTCACCCGCAGCGAATTCGAGACCTTCAGCGCCCGCCTGTTCGAGCACCATCCCGGCATGCTGCGCATCGCCTGGCTGCCGCGCGTCAACCGCAAGGAGCGCGCCGAATACGAGGCCGCGGCGATCACGGACGGCGTGTCCGGTTATCGCATCAAGTCGCTCCAGGGCGAGACGTTCGCGACCGCGCCGCAGGGTGACGAATATTTTCCGGTGTTCTATTCGACCCAGCCGAAGACCTCGTCGGTCTACGGCATGGACTACGCCACCGTCCCGGAGCGCCGCGCGATCCTGGAGCGCGCGCGCGACAACGATCAGGTCGCAGCCGTTCGCACCCGCCTGTTCGAGCCGAGGGAGGGCGGCCGGCTGCCCGACGTCCTCGTCGCCGTTCCGGTCTACGCCAAGGGAACCTCGCGCGAGACGGTCGCGGACCGGCGCCGCAATCTCGCCGGTTTCGTGGTCGGCATCTTCGACCTGCCGCTGCTGATCCACGCCATTCGCGTGACCACCGCAGCAAGTCCCGCGGTCAGCATGAACGTCTATCCGCCCTTCAGCGCGCAGATCGTCAGCCTGGAGCAGATGCTGCCGGATTATTCGTCGGCGGCTGCGGCCCCGCAGTCGATGCGGGACGTCGCGCGGGCGCTGCACTGGTCGGGCAGCCTCAAGATCGGCGATACCGATTGGCAGCTGCGAGCGGTTCCAACCGCCGGCGGTCCGCTGGATACGACTTATGATCGCGCGGGTGCAGTGCTGATCGTCGGCCTGCTGCTGACGCTGTCGCTGTCGACCTATCTCATGCTCGCAAGCCGCAATTCGCGGCGGCTGTCGCTGGCCAACCGGCGGGTGCTCGAGCTCGCCCAGACCGACATCCTGACCGGATTGCCGAACCGCGCCTTCTTCCTCACCCGGCTCGACGAGATGAACAGCCAGTTGAGCGTGCGGGGCCTGCCGTTCTCGATCCTGATGCTCGACCTCGACCGCTTCAAGAACGTCAATGACTCCCTCGGTCACGGTGCCGGCGATGCGCTGCTGCGTCAGGTGGCGCAGCGGCTGAAATCCGCCGTGCGCGCCAGCGACGTTCTGGCGCGGCTCGGCGGCGACGAGTTCGCCATCATCCAGGAAGTCGGCGAGGACCAGCGCGCCTGCGCGACCGAGCTTGCGGCGCGGATCGCCAAGCTCGTGACCGAACCGTTCCTCCTGCCCGGTCATCGCATCGAGATCGGCACCAGCATCGGCATCGCCATCGCGCCGGATCACGGCAGCGATCAGGAGCAACTGTTAAAGAAGGCGGACCTTGCGCTCTATCGCTCGAAATCGGCGGGTCGCAACTGCTTCACCATCTATGACGAGGCGATGTCGGCCGAGCTCGAGGCCCGCAACACGCTGGAAGGGGATCTGCGCGACGCCATCGCGCAATGCCAGTTGGAGGTGCACTACCAGCCGTTCGTCGACGCCCTCAGCGGCGCGCGGCGCGGTTTCGAGGCGTTGGTGCGCTGGCGGCATCCGGCACGCGGCCTGATCCCGCCGGACCAGTTCATTTCGCTTGCGGAGGAGACCGGGCTGATCGTGCCGCTCGGCGAATTCGTGCTGCGGCGCGCCTGCGCGGATGCGGCCGGCTGGCCCTCCGATCTCGCGGTCGCCGTCAACCTGTCGCCGATCCAGTTCAAGGAGGCCGAGCTGTTCGAGGTGATCTGCGCTGCGCTCGCCGATGCCGGCCTGCCGCCCCGGCGGCTGGAGATCGAGATCACGGAATCCGTGCTGCTGGAGCGCGGCGGCGAGAACCACGCCTTCATGCAGCGGCTAAAGCACCTCGGCGTCGAGCTCGCGCTCGACGACTTCGGCACCGGCTATTCGTCGCTCAGCTATCTGACTGCGTTCCCGTTCGACAAGATCAAGATCGACAAGTCGTTCATCCGCAACCTCACGCAGCAGCCGCGCAGCTCCGCCATCATTTCCTCGATCGTGACGCTGGCGCGCGGGCTGGACATGTCGGTCACCGCCGAGGGTGTCGAGACCCGCGAGGAGTACGAGCGGCTGAAGGCGCTCGGCGTCAATTTTGCGCAAGGCTATCTGTTCGGCCGTCCGCAGCCGATCGAGCAAATCCTGTTCGACGCGCCCGTCAAACCTTCACGGCGCGACGCCGCCTGA
- a CDS encoding MFS transporter, with product MRLPFFYGWVVVAVTFVTMAIGVNARTAFSLFFPPIISEFGWERGVTAGAFSFGFVVSGVVSPLIGRLMDRAGPRAVMELGVVLMGGGLLLAPLTTAPWHLYVTIGVMVGAGSVCLGYSGQSLFLPNWFIRKRGFAIGIAFAGVGIGSVTLLPWVQHMIEGTGWRTACTAMGLLILVVLAPVNLLLHKRPQDIGLEPDGDAAPATGAAQPISNVVDPAWVGTDWTLRRAVATARFWWIALGYFCGLYIWYAVQVHQTKFLLDIGFSPGVAVWALGTVSLLGIPGQILLGHVSDRIGREWVWAISCAGFAICFAALMALKFQPSLWLVYVMVFTQGALGYGLTSIMGAVVFEIFQGKHQGSIFGTIMLAALAGGAAGPWVTGFLYDRAGDYTLGFGIAMLVSGLSALAIWQASPRKVRAVAGRLYKHGDPAN from the coding sequence ATGCGGCTTCCGTTCTTCTACGGCTGGGTCGTGGTCGCCGTGACCTTCGTCACCATGGCCATCGGCGTCAACGCGCGCACCGCCTTTTCACTGTTCTTCCCTCCGATCATCTCCGAATTCGGCTGGGAGCGCGGCGTCACCGCCGGCGCCTTCTCCTTCGGCTTCGTGGTGTCGGGTGTGGTCAGTCCGCTGATCGGCCGTCTGATGGATCGCGCCGGCCCGCGCGCGGTGATGGAGCTCGGTGTCGTGCTGATGGGCGGCGGATTGCTGCTTGCGCCGCTCACCACCGCGCCCTGGCATCTCTATGTCACCATCGGCGTCATGGTCGGTGCCGGCTCGGTGTGTCTCGGCTATTCCGGCCAGTCGCTGTTCCTGCCGAACTGGTTCATCCGCAAGCGCGGCTTCGCCATCGGCATCGCCTTTGCCGGCGTCGGCATCGGCTCGGTGACGCTGCTGCCATGGGTGCAGCACATGATCGAAGGGACCGGTTGGCGCACCGCCTGCACCGCGATGGGCCTGCTCATCCTGGTCGTGCTGGCGCCGGTCAACCTGCTGCTGCACAAGCGCCCGCAGGACATTGGCCTCGAACCGGATGGCGATGCCGCTCCGGCCACGGGCGCCGCCCAACCCATCTCCAACGTCGTCGATCCCGCCTGGGTCGGTACCGACTGGACGCTGAGACGCGCCGTCGCGACCGCACGATTCTGGTGGATCGCACTCGGCTATTTCTGCGGCCTGTACATCTGGTACGCGGTGCAGGTGCACCAGACCAAGTTCCTGCTCGATATCGGCTTCAGTCCCGGTGTCGCAGTGTGGGCGCTCGGCACCGTCAGCCTGCTCGGCATTCCCGGCCAGATCCTGCTCGGCCATGTCTCCGACCGGATCGGGCGGGAATGGGTGTGGGCGATCAGCTGCGCGGGCTTTGCGATCTGCTTTGCGGCGCTGATGGCACTGAAGTTCCAGCCGTCGCTGTGGCTGGTCTACGTGATGGTGTTCACGCAAGGCGCGCTCGGCTACGGCCTCACCTCGATTATGGGCGCGGTGGTGTTCGAGATTTTCCAGGGCAAGCACCAGGGCAGCATCTTCGGCACGATCATGCTGGCGGCGCTGGCGGGCGGTGCGGCCGGACCGTGGGTCACCGGCTTCCTCTACGACCGCGCCGGCGACTACACGCTCGGCTTCGGCATCGCGATGCTCGTAAGCGGATTGTCGGCACTCGCGATCTGGCAAGCTTCACCGCGCAAGGTGCGGGCGGTCGCCGGCCGGCTGTACAAGCACGGCGATCCTGCGAACTAG
- a CDS encoding EAL domain-containing protein, producing the protein MSASDCLVTEMPDVLRMALERADDGIVIVDGVRRITHFNAGAERIWRLARTEVLGRDAAVLTLKRLQADPVAEFRDEISLTRRDGSRIRAAISVSFIDGGAGTHHVVFARDVSAEAERRARIALLDAVSDQTNRAVLVTGPKLDIRYTNAAFASLFGYSAAEAEGRRATALLAGRHTDRKALRAIGRRLIEGGPGGEAEILFYTKDGEEIWVCARIDAFRDKKGRVKHIFALLEDITETKQLRSLQQLIMGALADEVPITEIADRLCRRVEEIAPDVVCSLLHVDAAGLIHPLGGPSLPEDYSRALDGIAIGPDVGSCGTAAFYGRPVLATDLEIDPRWQPYKAMPLAVGLRACWSTPVKAKDGRVIATFAFYYREPRAPSNWHRRIVEACVSLGAFAIERKEARAEIARLAYHDILTGLPNRAQLRHLITTAIDACPTGSHVALAFLDVDHFKDVNDTLGHAAGDELLVQLAQRLRQHIGPEDMLGRLGGDEFVILLPQRNAESAERVAAGITEALAAPLRLGSKLMPMSASIGISLYPDHATDIDTLMQQADAAMYMAKQAGRSTHRIFSAEMNGLTEQRLALIAALRRAITEGALSLSYQPQIRSCDGAIHGVEALSRWRDAVLGDVSPAKFIPLAEECGLIEQIGLWSVREACRQMASWRRAGLDIPCVSVNLSPINFRNVTLAARLKDILAEYDLPAAVLMLEITEGAFMQDSVAALETMNAIRELGVGLSVDDFGTGYSSLSRLAHLPIRELKIDRSFMRDIEKDAGALAIATAVVRVGQGLGMTVVAEGVETEGQRKTLAELGCDVVQGFLYAPALPPVAFERWLIEHCAEQARAMLGRLDVKSAAAVAVERSA; encoded by the coding sequence ATGTCTGCCTCCGACTGCCTTGTGACCGAAATGCCGGACGTGCTGCGGATGGCGCTCGAACGCGCCGACGACGGCATCGTCATCGTCGACGGCGTGCGCCGCATCACGCATTTCAACGCCGGCGCGGAACGAATCTGGAGGCTCGCGCGCACCGAGGTGCTCGGTCGTGATGCCGCAGTTCTCACGCTCAAACGCCTGCAAGCCGACCCGGTCGCGGAATTCCGCGACGAGATCAGCCTCACGCGGCGTGACGGCAGCAGGATTCGGGCGGCCATTTCGGTTTCCTTCATCGACGGCGGCGCCGGGACGCATCACGTCGTGTTCGCGCGCGACGTCAGCGCCGAGGCCGAACGGCGCGCGCGGATCGCGCTGCTCGACGCGGTCTCGGACCAGACCAACCGCGCCGTGCTCGTCACCGGCCCGAAGCTGGATATACGCTACACGAATGCGGCGTTTGCCTCGCTGTTCGGCTATTCCGCCGCGGAAGCGGAAGGACGACGGGCGACAGCTCTCCTGGCCGGGCGTCACACCGATCGGAAGGCCCTGAGGGCGATCGGACGGCGTCTCATCGAGGGCGGTCCCGGCGGTGAAGCCGAGATCCTCTTCTACACCAAGGACGGCGAGGAGATCTGGGTCTGCGCCAGGATCGACGCGTTCCGCGACAAGAAGGGCCGGGTCAAGCACATCTTCGCATTGCTTGAGGACATCACCGAGACCAAGCAGCTGCGCTCGCTCCAGCAGCTCATCATGGGCGCGCTCGCCGACGAGGTTCCGATTACCGAGATCGCGGACAGGCTGTGCCGCCGCGTCGAAGAGATCGCACCCGATGTCGTCTGCTCGCTGCTTCACGTCGATGCCGCAGGCCTGATCCACCCGCTCGGCGGCCCCAGCCTGCCCGAGGACTATTCCCGCGCATTGGATGGTATTGCGATCGGCCCCGATGTCGGCTCCTGCGGGACCGCCGCCTTCTATGGCCGGCCGGTGCTGGCGACCGATCTGGAGATCGATCCGCGCTGGCAGCCGTACAAGGCGATGCCGCTGGCGGTCGGGCTGCGCGCCTGCTGGTCGACCCCGGTCAAGGCCAAGGACGGCCGCGTCATCGCAACGTTCGCCTTCTATTATCGGGAACCCCGCGCGCCGAGCAACTGGCACCGGCGCATCGTCGAGGCCTGCGTCAGTCTCGGTGCCTTCGCGATCGAGCGCAAGGAAGCGCGCGCCGAGATCGCGCGGCTCGCTTATCACGACATCCTCACCGGCCTGCCGAACCGTGCGCAGCTGCGGCACCTGATCACCACGGCGATCGATGCCTGCCCGACCGGCAGCCATGTCGCGCTGGCGTTCCTCGACGTCGACCATTTCAAGGACGTCAACGACACGCTCGGTCACGCCGCCGGCGACGAGCTCCTGGTCCAGCTCGCACAGCGCCTGCGCCAGCATATCGGTCCCGAGGACATGCTGGGACGGCTCGGCGGCGACGAGTTCGTCATCCTGCTGCCGCAACGCAACGCCGAAAGCGCCGAGCGCGTCGCGGCGGGGATCACCGAAGCGCTGGCCGCACCCTTGAGGCTCGGATCGAAGCTGATGCCGATGTCGGCCAGCATCGGCATCAGCCTCTATCCCGACCATGCGACCGACATCGACACCTTGATGCAGCAGGCCGACGCCGCCATGTACATGGCCAAGCAGGCGGGACGCTCGACCCACCGCATCTTCAGCGCCGAGATGAACGGGCTCACCGAGCAGCGGCTGGCGCTGATCGCGGCGCTGCGCCGCGCCATCACGGAGGGAGCGCTGAGCCTCAGCTACCAGCCGCAGATCCGCAGCTGCGACGGTGCGATCCACGGCGTGGAGGCGCTGTCGCGCTGGCGTGATGCCGTGCTCGGCGACGTCTCGCCGGCGAAGTTCATTCCGCTTGCCGAAGAGTGCGGCCTGATCGAGCAGATCGGCCTGTGGTCGGTGCGCGAGGCCTGCCGCCAGATGGCGAGCTGGCGCCGCGCCGGGCTCGACATTCCCTGCGTGTCGGTGAACCTGTCGCCGATCAATTTCCGCAACGTCACGCTGGCCGCGCGGCTCAAGGACATCCTTGCCGAATACGATCTGCCGGCGGCCGTCTTGATGCTGGAGATCACCGAAGGCGCGTTCATGCAGGACAGCGTCGCCGCGCTGGAGACCATGAACGCGATCCGCGAGCTCGGCGTCGGGCTCTCGGTCGACGATTTCGGCACCGGTTATTCGAGCCTCAGCCGGCTCGCGCACCTGCCGATCCGCGAGCTCAAGATCGACCGCAGTTTCATGCGCGATATCGAGAAGGACGCAGGCGCGCTCGCGATCGCCACCGCCGTTGTGCGCGTCGGACAGGGTCTCGGCATGACCGTCGTCGCCGAAGGCGTCGAGACCGAGGGCCAGCGCAAGACGCTGGCCGAGCTCGGTTGCGACGTCGTGCAAGGCTTCCTCTACGCCCCCGCGCTTCCTCCCGTCGCGTTCGAGCGATGGCTGATCGAGCACTGCGCCGAGCAGGCGAGGGCGATGCTGGGGCGGCTTGATGTCAAGTCGGCGGCAGCGGTTGCGGTGGAGCGGTCGGCATAG
- a CDS encoding transcriptional regulator produces MSAKKPAEPSPESIARSDRRRLAAEEGARALADAERQAIEVRKNMARLRQVREAKEAADEAVRTALPAPTLKKRSRKPAR; encoded by the coding sequence ATGAGCGCCAAGAAGCCGGCAGAGCCGTCACCCGAAAGCATCGCGCGTTCCGATCGTCGGCGCCTCGCCGCTGAAGAGGGAGCACGGGCATTGGCCGATGCCGAAAGGCAGGCCATCGAGGTTCGCAAGAACATGGCACGGCTCCGACAGGTGCGCGAAGCCAAGGAAGCGGCTGATGAAGCCGTTCGAACAGCTTTGCCAGCGCCCACGCTCAAGAAGCGTTCGAGGAAGCCGGCGCGATAG
- a CDS encoding cold-shock protein produces MATGTVKWFNGQKGFGFIQPSDGSNDVFVHISAVERAGLAGLAEGQKVNFETKTDKMRGKVSAENLSLA; encoded by the coding sequence ATGGCAACAGGTACTGTCAAGTGGTTCAACGGCCAAAAGGGCTTTGGTTTCATTCAGCCAAGCGACGGCAGCAATGATGTGTTCGTTCACATCAGTGCCGTCGAACGAGCTGGCCTTGCCGGCCTCGCGGAGGGGCAAAAGGTCAACTTCGAGACCAAGACCGACAAGATGCGAGGTAAAGTCAGCGCCGAGAACCTCTCGCTGGCTTGA
- the rpsU gene encoding 30S ribosomal protein S21: protein MHVLVRDNNVEQALRVLKKKMQREGVFREMKQRRSYEKPSERKAREKSEAIRRARKLARKQAIREGLLPAPPKKKPFERKAPLPEIKARTE from the coding sequence TTGCACGTACTCGTCAGAGACAACAATGTTGAGCAGGCACTCCGTGTTCTCAAGAAGAAGATGCAGCGCGAGGGCGTCTTCCGCGAAATGAAGCAACGGCGTTCCTACGAAAAGCCGTCGGAGAGAAAGGCCCGCGAGAAATCTGAAGCTATTCGTCGCGCCCGCAAGCTTGCCCGGAAGCAGGCGATCAGAGAGGGATTGCTGCCCGCGCCGCCGAAAAAGAAGCCCTTTGAACGCAAGGCGCCCTTGCCGGAGATCAAGGCACGGACGGAGTAG
- a CDS encoding DUF1488 domain-containing protein — protein MTLTSGRFISHEYDRMIVRFSMRDGAREIPCAVSTSAMDYLERGPQVRPEQREAQFTRLRDRIEARAASKYRATEFEGTPPGIVLRGIDFRP, from the coding sequence ATGACATTGACCAGCGGCCGCTTCATCAGCCACGAATACGACCGGATGATCGTCCGGTTCTCGATGCGCGACGGCGCCAGGGAAATTCCTTGCGCGGTCTCGACCTCCGCGATGGACTATCTCGAGCGCGGCCCGCAAGTCAGGCCCGAGCAGCGGGAGGCCCAGTTCACCCGCCTGCGCGATCGCATCGAAGCGCGCGCGGCGAGCAAATATCGTGCGACGGAGTTCGAAGGCACGCCGCCGGGCATCGTGCTACGCGGCATCGATTTCAGGCCATAG
- a CDS encoding TetR/AcrR family transcriptional regulator, producing the protein MSRARTRPTRDDTRDKLFEAAARVFEQDGIGGASIEAIAAAAGFTRGAFYSNFKSKDELIIAMLEDHVEQSIRRNLDILAEHDNLDDFIAALKTMDRTRQDPLGRSPLLHMEMILFVARAEKRRPELAKRLRARRKLIADIVEATLKNNGRYDNLNPPWMASVVLALEDGFRLHRLIDPETTPADSFLRAITDLRRRTGLASD; encoded by the coding sequence ATGTCAAGGGCGAGAACCAGGCCGACCAGGGACGACACGCGCGACAAGCTGTTCGAGGCGGCCGCGCGCGTGTTCGAACAGGACGGCATCGGCGGGGCCAGCATCGAGGCGATCGCGGCGGCAGCGGGTTTCACCCGCGGCGCGTTCTATTCCAACTTCAAGAGCAAGGACGAATTGATCATCGCCATGCTCGAGGACCATGTCGAGCAGTCGATCCGCCGCAACCTCGACATCCTCGCCGAGCACGACAATCTCGACGATTTCATCGCGGCGCTGAAGACGATGGATCGCACGAGGCAGGATCCGCTCGGCCGCTCGCCGCTGCTGCACATGGAGATGATCCTGTTCGTCGCGCGCGCCGAGAAGCGCCGTCCCGAGCTTGCCAAACGCCTGCGCGCGCGGCGCAAGCTGATTGCCGACATCGTCGAGGCGACCTTGAAGAACAATGGACGGTACGACAATCTGAACCCGCCCTGGATGGCCTCCGTCGTGCTCGCGCTGGAAGACGGTTTCCGCCTGCATCGGCTGATCGATCCCGAGACGACGCCGGCCGACAGTTTTCTGCGCGCGATTACGGATTTGAGGCGGAGGACGGGGCTAGCGTCAGACTGA